Genomic DNA from Nocardioides aquaticus:
CGGACCTTCCTGGCCCGGATCATCCCGGCCGGTCGCGAGGGTCAGGTGTTCGGGCTCTACGCCACCACCGGCCGTGCGGTCAGCTTCCTGGCCCCGGCCGCCTTCTCGCTGTCGATCCTCGCCGGCGCGGCGCTGACCGGCGCCGCACGCACTGACGACGCGCAGTACTTCGGGGTCCTGGGCGTGGTGGCGGTGCTGCTGCTCGGGCTGCTGCTGATGCTCCCGGTGCACGCCGGACCGGTGGCGGAGGAGCGGACGAGCCCGGCCCCGGGGTGAGCCACCCGGACGGGGAGGTCGGAATGTTGGGGGCATCGGTAGCGTTGACCCGTCAACACCCCGGTACACGACCGTTCACCATCTCGGTCGTCGACGACGTCCACCCGACGTTCGGGGGTCACGCGGACACGATCCGTGCCACCCCTGGTCAGCCGGGCCCAACTGTTTGTGGAGGTGCCCCATGGCGGAGCGTACGTTGCGCGGAGCCCGGCTCGGCGGCCAGAGCTTCGAGGACGAGCGAGGGATCGAGTTCGCCGCTCGTCAACAGGTCGGCTACCGCTGCGACCAGGCCCACGAGTTCGAGATCACGATGTCGGTCGAGGCCGACGTGCCCGCGGTGTGGGAGTGCCCGCGCTGCGGCGCCGAGGGCCTGAGCATCTCGGGCATCGTGAAGGAGCAGAAGGCCGAGAAGCCGGTCCGCACCCACTGGGACATGCTGCTGGAGCGTCGCTCGGAGAAGGAGCTCGAGGACATCCTCAAGGAGCGCCTGGACCTGCTGCGCGGAGGCGAGATCGGCCCGGCCCACCTGCACCGGGCCAACGCGCGCAAGCGCAAGGCCTCGGCCTGACCGCTGCCGCCCGAGCAGGGGCGTGAGCCCTACTGCTCGTCGTCGACGACCTCACCCCGGACCACCGGCCCCGAGCCGGCTGGTCCGGGGTTCGTCGTCCCCGGACCCGGCCGGCGCGGTCCAGGCCGGCTCGGACCGCCGCCGGGGCCACCGGGTCCACCGGGTCCGCCGGGGAAGCCGGGGAACCCCGGGAACCCGGCCGGGCCGGGCGGCGGCCCGGCGACGAGCAGGCGGCGGGTGATGGCCTGGCCCAGGAGCCGCCGCCACAGCGGCCGGGTGAGCGGCAGCACCAGCAGCACCCCGAGGGCGTCGGTCACGAAGCCCGGCGTCAGCAGCAGCGTCCCTCCGACCAGCACGAGCGCCCCGTCGGCGATCTCGCGGCCGGGCACGGCTCCCCGGCGCAGCGCCTCCTGGAGGGCCCGCCAGGCCCGGGCGCCCTCGCGGCGCACCAGCCAGGACCCCACGACGCCGCCGAGGAGCAGCAGCAGGACCGTCCACCAGCCACCGATGACCTGGCCGACCTGGATCAGGACGTAGATCTCGACGATCGGCATCACCACGAACGCCACGACGAGGGCGAGGGGCAGCCACCGGCGTCGTCGGGGCGCCGTGCCGGGTCGGGTGCCGGGGCGGGGGCCGGGGCTGGGGCCGCTCATCGTCGACCCACCGCGGACCGGTCGTGCGGGACGGCCGGGGCCGCGGTCCCGGGGCGACCGAAGGCGCGACGCAGCTGCGCCCGTCGCTCCGCGACGCCCCAGCGGGTGATCATCCGCAGCGACTCCGTGGCCACCGAGCCGTTCATCTTCGACTCCCCGCGCTGCCGCTCCACGAAGTCGATCGGCACCTCGCGCACCCGCAGCCCGGCCCGCACCGCCCGCGCCGCGAGGTCGGTCTGGAAGACGTAGCCGACCGAGCGCACGGCCTCGAGGTCGATCCGCTCCAGGGCGCTGCTGCGGAAGAGCCGGTAGCCGGCGGTGGCGTCGTGGACCGGGAGGCCGAGCAGCAGGCGTACGTAGGCGTTGCCGCCGCGCGAGAGCGCCTGGCGGTACAGCGGCCAGTTGTGCACCGCTCCCCCGCGCACGTAGCGCGAGCCGATCACCAGGTCGGCGTCCGCGAGCGCCGACCGGAGCCGGTCGAGCTGCTCGGGGGCGTGGGAGCCGTCGGCGTCCATCTCGCCGACGACGTCGTACCCGCGGTCGAGCGCCCAGCGGAACCCGGCGAGGTACGCCGCCCCCAGCCCGGCCTTGCCGGTGCGGTGCAGGACGTTCACGCGCCCGTCGGCGGCCGCGAGGTCGTCGGCGATCCGGCCGGTGCCGTCGGGGGAGCCGTCGTCGACCACGAGGACGTCGACGTCGGGGTGCGCCCGGTGCAGCCGCTGCACGATCCAGGCCAGGTTGGCGGCCTCGTCGTAGGTCGGCACGACGATCACGGTGCGTCCGACGGGCGTGGGGGTGGGGCCGGGACCGGTGGCGGTGCTCACCTCGGTGCTCCTCAGCTCGGGTGGGGCGGGGCGGGGGACGTCGGGTCGTGCTCCTCCATCGTGCCAGGCACCCGGCGGCGACCTGCCCGGAGACCGAGGGCGAGCCCGGCGGCGGTCAGGGCCAGCGCCCCCCACCCGGCGTACCGCCCGACCCGGACGCCCGGGGTGACGCCCTCGACGAGGTCGACCTCCTCGAGCAGCGTCGCGGTGGACCGGCGGGGCACCTCGGCCACCACGGAGCCGTCCGGGGCGATCACGCCGGTGATCCCGTTGGTGGAGGCGACCACGAGCCAGCGGCCGGCCTCGACGGCCCGGGCACGGGTGATGGCGAACTGCTGGTCGACCTGGTCGGTGGCGATGAAGGTGGCGTTGCTGGTCTGGACCGCGAGCAGCTCGGCGCCGCCCAGGACCTGGTCGTGGAGGACGTCGTCGTAGCCGACGTCGAAGCAGATCGCGTCGGCCATCGCGATCCCGGCGACCTGCAGGGGCGTGGTCCGCTCCCCTGCCACCATGTCGCGGGGGATCAGCGCGAGGTCACCGAAGTTCCCGATCGGGACCCCGAGGTCCTCCAGGAGGTCCCGGGCGGGGATGTACTCGCCGTACGGCACCGGGTGCCGCTTGGTGTAGCGCTCGGTGACGTCCTCGGCGGTGCGGTCCCCCGGCTCCCAGACCAGCCCCTGGTTGAGCACCTCCCCCGGCCCGCCGTCGACGATGGCGCCGACCACGACCGGGACGCCGATCGCCTCGGAGGCGCGCCGGATGCCGGCGTTGGTCTCGGCGTCCGCGAACGGGTCGACGGCGGTGGAGTTCTCCGGCCACAGCACGAGGTCGGGTCGAGGGACCTGGCCGGCGTCCACGGCCGCGGCGAGGGCGACGGTCTCCCGGACCGTGCTGGCGGTGACCTCCCGGAAGCCGGCGAGGATGTCGTTCCCGGCGCCGGGCACGTCGGGCTGGACCGCGGCCACGGTCGCCTGCCCGGACACGGCGAGGCGGACCGGGAAGACCGCCGCGAGGCCGGTGAGGGCGACCAGCACCACGACGG
This window encodes:
- a CDS encoding RNA polymerase-binding protein RbpA, which encodes MAERTLRGARLGGQSFEDERGIEFAARQQVGYRCDQAHEFEITMSVEADVPAVWECPRCGAEGLSISGIVKEQKAEKPVRTHWDMLLERRSEKELEDILKERLDLLRGGEIGPAHLHRANARKRKASA
- a CDS encoding FxsA family protein; the encoded protein is MSGPSPGPRPGTRPGTAPRRRRWLPLALVVAFVVMPIVEIYVLIQVGQVIGGWWTVLLLLLGGVVGSWLVRREGARAWRALQEALRRGAVPGREIADGALVLVGGTLLLTPGFVTDALGVLLVLPLTRPLWRRLLGQAITRRLLVAGPPPGPAGFPGFPGFPGGPGGPGGPGGGPSRPGPRRPGPGTTNPGPAGSGPVVRGEVVDDEQ
- a CDS encoding polyprenol monophosphomannose synthase; translated protein: MSTATGPGPTPTPVGRTVIVVPTYDEAANLAWIVQRLHRAHPDVDVLVVDDGSPDGTGRIADDLAAADGRVNVLHRTGKAGLGAAYLAGFRWALDRGYDVVGEMDADGSHAPEQLDRLRSALADADLVIGSRYVRGGAVHNWPLYRQALSRGGNAYVRLLLGLPVHDATAGYRLFRSSALERIDLEAVRSVGYVFQTDLAARAVRAGLRVREVPIDFVERQRGESKMNGSVATESLRMITRWGVAERRAQLRRAFGRPGTAAPAVPHDRSAVGRR
- the lnt gene encoding apolipoprotein N-acyltransferase, coding for MLVRMLVALVSGGLLAASFEPLTWWWVTPFCVAGLAVSVAGLTPRRAWWPALVFAVAFYFPHIVWMRAVSTGAWLALAGIEALFYAALGPVLVVLMRHRAWPLWGAGAWALAETVRSSWPFSGMPWGRLGFGVMDTPVAPALAYVGATGVGFGLALASFCLAAALLRLRAGTRTTATGARAPATGPRAVVAPLATVVVLVALTGLAAVFPVRLAVSGQATVAAVQPDVPGAGNDILAGFREVTASTVRETVALAAAVDAGQVPRPDLVLWPENSTAVDPFADAETNAGIRRASEAIGVPVVVGAIVDGGPGEVLNQGLVWEPGDRTAEDVTERYTKRHPVPYGEYIPARDLLEDLGVPIGNFGDLALIPRDMVAGERTTPLQVAGIAMADAICFDVGYDDVLHDQVLGGAELLAVQTSNATFIATDQVDQQFAITRARAVEAGRWLVVASTNGITGVIAPDGSVVAEVPRRSTATLLEEVDLVEGVTPGVRVGRYAGWGALALTAAGLALGLRAGRRRVPGTMEEHDPTSPAPPHPS